Genomic DNA from Luteolibacter arcticus:
TCCTTGGAAGCGTAGATGTGCACGGTGCCGTCGTCCTCGATGTTGATCTCGGCGCCGGACTCGGCCTGGATGCCCTTGATGTTCTTGCCACCAGGCCCAATGAGTTCGCCGATGCGGTCGGCGGGGATCTTCACGGACACGATGCGCGGGGCATGCGGGCTGAGAGCCTGCGGACCGGACACGGCCTCGGTCATCTTGGCGATGATCGTGGTGCGTGCGGCCTTCGCCATGTGGATGGCTTCCTCGAGGATCGCGATCGGCAGGCCGGGGAGCTTCAGGTCGAGCTGGTAGCCGGTGACACCTTCATCGGTGCCACAGAGCTTGAAGTCCATGTCGCCGTAGAAGTCTTCGGAGCCGATGATGTCGAGCAGGGGCTTGTAAGCCTTGAGGGTGCCGTCATCGTTCAGCTCGGTCACGAGACCGACGGAGATGCCGCCGACCGGAGCCTTGAGCGGGACACCGGCGCAAAGGAGCGACATGGTGCCGGCGCAAACGGTGGCCATCGAGGTGGAGCCATTCGACTCCATGACTTCCGACGAGACGCGCATGGCGTAAGGGAAATCCTCGACGTCCGGGATGACCGGGGCGATCGAGCGCTCGGCGAGGGCGCCGTGGCCGATTTCGCGGCGGTTCAGGCCACCCATACGGCCGGTCTCACCCACCGAGAACGGAGGGAAGTTGTAGTGGAGGATGAAGCGCTTGCTGTCCTCGCCACCGGCGTAGTTGTCGAAGAACTGCTTCTCGTCGGCCGGGGCCAGCGTGCAGATGCCCATCGCCTGCGTTTCGCCGCGGGCGAAGATGGCGGAGCCGTGGACGCGGGGCAGGCTGTTGGCTTCCGCGAACAGCGGGCGAAGATCGCCAACCTTGCGACCATCGGCGCGCACGCCCTTTTCCATGATGGAAATGCGGAACGCCTTCTTCTGAATGTATTCGAAGACCTGCTCCACATCGAAGTCGTTCGACTCCGGGTAGCGGGCCTTGATGGCAGCTTCGACTTCGTCGCGGAGTGCGCCGACCTTCTTGCTTCGCTCCATCTTGGTCGGAGCGTAGATCGCGTCTTCGATGCGGGAACCGGCGATCTCGTAGCCGATCTCAAGGAGTTCGTCCTTGGCAAGGGTGAGGGCGTAATCGCGCTTCGTCTTGCCGGCGAGGCGGACCAGTTCTTCCTGGGCTTCCACCAGCTTCTGCACTGCACCTTGGGCGAAGTGGAGGGCCTTGATGAAGTCTTCCTCAGGCAGCTCGTTGGCAGCGCCTTCGATCATGATGACGTCGTTCTTGTTGCCGACATACACGAGGTCGAGGTCGCTTTCGGCGCGATCGTCGAACACCGGGTTGATGATGAATTCACCGTTCACGCGGCCGACGCGCACCGCGCCGATCGGGCCGGCGAAGGGGATATCGGAGATCGCGAGGGCGGCGGACGCACCGTTCATCGAAAGGATGTCGGAGTCGTTGATCTTGTCGGCGGCTAGGAGCAGCGCGACGATCTGGGTGTCGTAAAGGTAGCCCTTCGGGAAGAGCGGGCGCAGCGGACGGTCGGTCATGCGCGAGGTGAGGATTTCCTTCTCGGTCGGACGACCTTCGCGCTTGAAGTAGCCGCCCGGGAATTGACCGGCGGCGGACGCCTTTTCCTTGTACTCGACGGAAAGTGGGAACCAGGTCTGGCCGGCTTTCACTTTGGTTTGCGACACGGCGGTCACGAGGACCACGGTTTCGCCGCAAGTCACGACGACGGCGCCGTCGGCGAGCTTTGCGATTTTCCCCGTTTCAAAGGTGATGGGGTTCGAGCCGACCTGGCTCGTTACGGTATGGATGTTCATCTTGTCTGTCTTTCAGTGTGTGCCCGCGGCGACATGCCCCGGGCGGTGTTGGATTTCGGACAGATCCCATAGTGCAAAAAAAGTTCGCGGGGACTGTCCGGCGGCGGAGGGGAAAACATTTCCCGGTGCCCGCCGTTTCATGCGCGACGGCCACGGGGTGAACCGTGGCCGTCGGAGGAAAGGGGTCTTACTTGCGGAGGCTGAGACCGGCGAGCAGCTTCTGGTAGCGCTCTTCGGAGTTGGCCCTCACGTAGTCCAGCAGCTTGCGGCGCTGCGCGACCAGTTTCAGGAGGCCGCGGCGGGACGAGGTGTCCTTCTTATGCAGGCCGAGGTGGGCGGTCAGGTGGGTGATCCGCTGGGTAAGCAGGGCGACTTGGTAATCGGCGCTGCCGGTGTCGGTTTCGTGGATCTTGAAGTCCGCGACGTTGATGGTGCTTTCGCTCATTGATGTATTTGATTCAGTCCAGCCACCTTGGCCGGTCCGCCCTTGTTCGGGTCCGCGGAAGAAAGCGGATTCCCCGGGCATTGCAAGCACCGATTCAGGAGTCGGGAGCTGACTCACGGCGGGCACGCGCTTTCTGCAAATCTGCCAAGGTCAGCGGCTCCCTTGTGTTCCTACGGGCAATCAACCAACCCGTTAGCGCTCCGCCGAAATGACAGGAATGTGAAACGACCAGATCTCCGGCGGGCAACCACGGCACCGCCACGGCGAGCGCCCCCGAGGCAATCAGGACTCCCAACCCCAGGTTCTTCGCAGAAATCGGCACCAGCACCATCCGCGACTGAGGCGACATCGTGGTCATCCACAGGAACAGCGCGAAAATCCCTCCCGAAGCGCCGACCAATACCATGTCAGACATCGGCATCGGCATGAGGAGAAACGCCACGCCTCCTACCAGCGACCCGATCACGAAAACCCGTGCCGCGGTCTTCCATCCGTCGATTCGTTCCACCCGTGCTCCCGTGGTGATCAGAATCAACACATTCAGCAGCGCGTGCCACCACACCCCGTGGATCAGCGCATGACTGCCGATTTGCCACACCCACCCTTTCCGAATGCCGTCCCGGCTCAATCCCAGCGCCTGATAGACCTCCGGAATGGCATTCGCCCCACCGAGCAGGGTCAGCGCAGCCTCGATCGCCAGTACCACCCCAGCCAAAGCGAGCGA
This window encodes:
- a CDS encoding polyribonucleotide nucleotidyltransferase; translation: MNIHTVTSQVGSNPITFETGKIAKLADGAVVVTCGETVVLVTAVSQTKVKAGQTWFPLSVEYKEKASAAGQFPGGYFKREGRPTEKEILTSRMTDRPLRPLFPKGYLYDTQIVALLLAADKINDSDILSMNGASAALAISDIPFAGPIGAVRVGRVNGEFIINPVFDDRAESDLDLVYVGNKNDVIMIEGAANELPEEDFIKALHFAQGAVQKLVEAQEELVRLAGKTKRDYALTLAKDELLEIGYEIAGSRIEDAIYAPTKMERSKKVGALRDEVEAAIKARYPESNDFDVEQVFEYIQKKAFRISIMEKGVRADGRKVGDLRPLFAEANSLPRVHGSAIFARGETQAMGICTLAPADEKQFFDNYAGGEDSKRFILHYNFPPFSVGETGRMGGLNRREIGHGALAERSIAPVIPDVEDFPYAMRVSSEVMESNGSTSMATVCAGTMSLLCAGVPLKAPVGGISVGLVTELNDDGTLKAYKPLLDIIGSEDFYGDMDFKLCGTDEGVTGYQLDLKLPGLPIAILEEAIHMAKAARTTIIAKMTEAVSGPQALSPHAPRIVSVKIPADRIGELIGPGGKNIKGIQAESGAEINIEDDGTVHIYASKEEGLLRAKSLIERMFQEIEVGKIYTGKVVSITNFGAFMEVLPGKDGLIHVSELAEGRTEHVEDIVKKGDVITAKCLGVDEKGRVKMSRKAALREEKAQHAETEAANA
- the rpsO gene encoding 30S ribosomal protein S15, whose protein sequence is MSESTINVADFKIHETDTGSADYQVALLTQRITHLTAHLGLHKKDTSSRRGLLKLVAQRRKLLDYVRANSEERYQKLLAGLSLRK
- a CDS encoding rhomboid family intramembrane serine protease; amino-acid sequence: MHSPFVPGRSQRLKWWWEDIRSARFSLALAGVVLAIEAALTLLGGANAIPEVYQALGLSRDGIRKGWVWQIGSHALIHGVWWHALLNVLILITTGARVERIDGWKTAARVFVIGSLVGGVAFLLMPMPMSDMVLVGASGGIFALFLWMTTMSPQSRMVLVPISAKNLGLGVLIASGALAVAVPWLPAGDLVVSHSCHFGGALTGWLIARRNTREPLTLADLQKARARRESAPDS